In a genomic window of Nesterenkonia halotolerans:
- the polA gene encoding DNA polymerase I, translating to MRSRRGAPGVTSGGRDRLRTVSTSPHKLLVIDGHSMAFRAFYALPTESFLTDSGQYTNAVHGFTNMLLKLIREELPTHVILAFDLDTPTFRHTSYAEYKGGRAKTPEEFRGQIDLIKQVAEGMNIAVVTLEGYEADDIVATYATRADTAGWETLIVSGDRDTLQLVTERTTLMYPTSGLSKVAMLDPAAVEEKYLVPPLKYPDLAALVGESADNLPGVPKVGPKTAAKWIAEYGSTRGIIENADAIGGKAGENLREALADVERNLELNLLLRDLDLPVALEDSELQLPDREVLDPLFDALQFNQIRERLFETFSARFPEAVVAPEPTEALPAVTVTEQAEELAAFLKTHTGAPMAISLCLDRSGESLTTKPKRDEAARVAEALAVVLVPSAPGDVAAAAEGAEPPEADSAETDDAGDSAAEPAGIPALAVSLSALDAKADAVLAEWLQDPEAPKLVHDIKDAGKRLAWRGLHLRGAVEDTLISGYLIQPDRRNFAFAELVTQYLGASTDPASYLGGHSADDAETPGSQGPDLFSSQDLLPGVTAEDLDAAALHGMLLHQLSQALGEQLVERNGEKLLREMEIPLAEILLQMELTGIAVSTEKLDSLDAEFAEAIEASAQEAYAVVGHEVKLGSPKQLQAVLFEELELPTAGVKKNKTGYSTDVETLQALLIKTQNDFLVHLMNHRDSSRLRQTVTGLTETVTGDGRIHTTYAQTVAATGRLSSLNPNLQNIPVRTAEGRKIREAFVVGAGYESLLTADYSQIEMRIMAHLSQDQALIEAFRAGEDLHNFVGSRVFGVEASEITPEQRSKVKAMSYGLAYGLSSFGLSKQLGIGVDEARNLMNEYFERFGGVRDYLREVVTQAKKDGFTSTIFGRRRYLPDLTSENRQLRQMAERAALNAPIQGSAADIIKQAMIGVDSAMRAEGLESRLLLQVHDELIFEVAAGEREALENLVVTHMGAAAELDVPLDVHVGVGSSWHEAAH from the coding sequence ATAAACTCCTTGTCATCGACGGTCACTCCATGGCGTTCAGGGCCTTCTACGCCCTGCCCACCGAGAGCTTCCTCACGGATTCCGGCCAATACACCAACGCGGTGCACGGCTTCACGAACATGCTGCTCAAGCTGATCCGCGAGGAGCTTCCCACGCACGTGATCCTCGCCTTCGACCTGGACACCCCCACCTTCCGGCACACCTCCTATGCCGAGTACAAGGGCGGCCGTGCGAAGACCCCCGAGGAGTTCCGCGGCCAGATCGACCTGATCAAGCAGGTCGCCGAGGGGATGAACATCGCTGTGGTGACCCTGGAGGGCTACGAGGCCGATGACATCGTCGCCACCTACGCCACCCGCGCGGACACCGCGGGCTGGGAGACCCTGATCGTCTCCGGGGACCGCGACACCCTGCAGCTGGTCACCGAACGGACCACGCTGATGTACCCCACCTCGGGCCTGTCCAAGGTCGCGATGCTGGACCCGGCGGCCGTCGAGGAGAAGTACCTGGTCCCGCCGCTGAAGTACCCGGACCTCGCCGCACTGGTGGGGGAGTCCGCGGACAATCTGCCCGGCGTGCCCAAGGTGGGCCCGAAGACGGCCGCGAAATGGATCGCCGAATATGGCTCCACCCGAGGGATCATCGAGAACGCCGACGCCATCGGCGGCAAGGCCGGAGAGAACCTGCGCGAGGCGCTCGCCGATGTGGAGCGCAACCTGGAGCTGAACCTGCTGCTGCGCGACCTCGATCTCCCCGTGGCGCTGGAGGATTCCGAGCTGCAGCTCCCCGACCGTGAGGTCCTGGATCCGCTCTTCGACGCGCTGCAGTTCAACCAGATCCGCGAACGGCTCTTCGAGACCTTTTCCGCGCGCTTCCCCGAGGCCGTGGTGGCGCCCGAGCCCACCGAGGCCCTGCCTGCGGTCACCGTGACCGAGCAGGCGGAGGAGCTCGCAGCGTTCCTGAAGACCCACACCGGGGCGCCGATGGCGATCTCGCTCTGCCTGGACCGCAGCGGCGAATCGCTGACCACCAAGCCTAAGCGGGACGAGGCCGCCCGCGTGGCCGAGGCGCTCGCCGTCGTGCTGGTGCCCTCTGCTCCCGGAGATGTGGCAGCGGCTGCCGAGGGGGCGGAGCCTCCCGAGGCGGATTCTGCCGAAACCGACGACGCCGGGGACTCCGCTGCTGAGCCGGCCGGAATCCCCGCGCTGGCCGTCTCGCTGAGCGCCCTCGACGCGAAGGCCGACGCCGTGCTCGCGGAGTGGCTGCAGGACCCGGAAGCGCCGAAGCTTGTCCATGACATCAAAGACGCCGGCAAACGGCTGGCCTGGCGCGGACTGCATCTGCGCGGTGCCGTGGAAGACACGCTGATCTCCGGCTACCTGATCCAGCCGGACCGACGGAACTTCGCCTTCGCCGAGCTGGTCACCCAGTACCTGGGTGCCTCTACCGATCCGGCCTCCTACCTCGGGGGCCACAGCGCCGACGACGCCGAGACGCCCGGTTCGCAGGGGCCTGACCTGTTCTCCTCCCAGGATCTGCTTCCCGGAGTCACCGCCGAGGACCTGGACGCTGCAGCCCTGCATGGGATGTTGCTGCATCAGCTCTCCCAGGCGCTGGGGGAGCAGCTGGTGGAGCGCAACGGTGAGAAGCTGCTGCGCGAGATGGAGATCCCGCTGGCCGAGATCCTGCTGCAGATGGAGCTCACCGGCATCGCCGTGAGCACCGAGAAGCTGGATTCGCTGGATGCGGAGTTCGCCGAGGCCATCGAAGCCTCAGCGCAGGAGGCTTACGCGGTGGTGGGGCATGAGGTGAAGCTGGGGTCGCCCAAGCAGCTGCAGGCCGTGCTCTTCGAGGAGCTCGAGCTGCCCACCGCCGGAGTGAAGAAGAACAAGACGGGCTACTCCACCGACGTGGAGACCCTGCAGGCGCTGCTGATCAAGACGCAGAACGACTTCCTGGTGCACCTGATGAATCATCGGGACTCCAGCAGACTGCGCCAGACCGTCACGGGCCTGACCGAGACGGTCACCGGGGATGGCCGGATCCACACCACCTACGCGCAGACTGTGGCCGCCACCGGCAGGCTCTCCTCGCTGAACCCGAACCTGCAGAACATTCCGGTGCGCACCGCGGAGGGACGGAAGATCCGCGAGGCGTTCGTGGTCGGCGCCGGCTACGAGTCCCTGCTCACCGCGGACTACTCGCAGATCGAGATGCGCATCATGGCCCATCTCTCTCAGGATCAGGCGCTGATCGAGGCCTTCCGTGCGGGGGAGGACCTGCACAACTTCGTCGGCTCCCGAGTGTTCGGGGTCGAGGCTTCCGAGATCACGCCCGAGCAGCGCTCCAAGGTCAAGGCGATGAGCTACGGCCTGGCCTACGGACTCTCCAGCTTCGGGCTGTCCAAGCAGCTGGGCATCGGGGTCGATGAGGCTCGGAACCTGATGAACGAATACTTCGAACGCTTCGGCGGAGTCCGGGACTATCTGCGCGAGGTGGTCACCCAGGCCAAGAAGGACGGGTTCACCTCGACCATCTTCGGGCGTCGCCGCTACCTGCCGGATCTGACGAGCGAGAACCGGCAGCTGCGCCAGATGGCCGAACGTGCCGCGCTGAACGCCCCCATTCAGGGCTCTGCGGCGGACATCATCAAGCAGGCCATGATCGGCGTGGACTCCGCCATGCGCGCCGAGGGGCTCGAGTCTCGGCTGCTGCTCCAGGTCCACGATGAGCTCATCTTCGAGGTGGCCGCGGGGGAGCGCGAGGCCCTGGAGAACCTGGTGGTGACCCATATGGGCGCAGCCGCCGAACTCGACGTCCCGCTGGATGTGCATGTGGGTGTGGGCTCCTCCTGGCATGAGGCCGCTCACTAG